One genomic window of Candidatus Nitrospira inopinata includes the following:
- the thiI gene encoding tRNA uracil 4-sulfurtransferase ThiI — protein MYCAIVHYHELALKGRNRDFFERRLVRNVHLALKDLGEIRVEQLHRRVRVVFQPDAKVDVIRDRLTRVCGVANFFMARAVPLDLAEPRLDKLSEAVIEEIRAQPFSTFRVTAKRADKRLSVTSMDVERAVGAAVCRALGKSVSLKNPDQTIYIELLSKEAYVSTEKIDGPGGMPVGVSGKVVCLLSGGIDSPVAAYRMIKRGCRAVFVHFSGRPLVSRASEEKARDLVKLLTSYQYKSRLYIVPFGEIQRDIVLNTPAPFRVVLYRRMMLRIAEHIAERERCWGMVTGDSLGQVASQTPENLSVIGEAATLPILRPLIGMDKIEITDEARKLGTYEISIEPDQDCCKLFTPPHPSLKTRRDVLQNVEKTLDVPHLIRKGIEKIEVEAFTFPA, from the coding sequence ATGTACTGCGCGATTGTCCACTACCACGAGCTGGCCCTCAAGGGTCGCAATCGCGACTTCTTCGAGCGGCGGTTGGTCCGGAACGTTCATCTGGCCCTCAAAGATCTTGGAGAGATACGAGTCGAGCAACTTCACCGCCGGGTTCGCGTGGTATTTCAACCCGACGCAAAAGTCGACGTGATACGGGATCGGTTAACGCGCGTGTGCGGGGTGGCGAATTTTTTCATGGCTCGCGCGGTACCGCTCGACCTGGCCGAGCCTCGCCTTGATAAGCTCAGCGAAGCCGTCATCGAGGAGATCCGAGCACAGCCGTTCTCCACGTTTCGCGTCACGGCCAAGCGAGCGGACAAACGATTATCCGTCACGTCCATGGACGTGGAGCGGGCCGTCGGCGCGGCGGTTTGTCGGGCGCTCGGCAAATCCGTGAGCCTGAAAAATCCCGATCAGACGATCTATATTGAACTGCTTTCCAAAGAAGCCTACGTCTCAACCGAGAAAATCGACGGGCCGGGCGGCATGCCGGTCGGAGTCAGCGGCAAGGTGGTCTGTCTGCTGTCGGGAGGGATCGATTCGCCGGTCGCCGCCTATCGCATGATCAAGCGCGGTTGCCGCGCCGTCTTCGTTCACTTTTCTGGCCGGCCGCTGGTAAGCCGCGCCTCGGAAGAAAAGGCCCGTGATCTAGTGAAACTCTTGACCTCCTATCAATACAAATCGCGTCTCTACATCGTTCCCTTCGGAGAAATTCAGAGAGACATCGTGCTGAATACTCCGGCGCCGTTCCGCGTCGTGCTCTACCGCCGCATGATGCTGCGCATTGCCGAGCACATCGCCGAGAGGGAACGGTGTTGGGGGATGGTGACCGGCGACAGCCTCGGCCAAGTCGCGTCGCAGACTCCGGAAAACCTCTCTGTGATCGGAGAGGCCGCGACGTTGCCCATCCTTCGGCCGTTGATCGGGATGGATAAAATTGAAATCACCGATGAGGCGAGGAAGTTGGGCACCTACGAGATTTCCATCGAGCCGGACCAGGACTGCTGCAAATTGTTCACTCCGCCCCATCCGAGCTTGAAAACTCGGCGTGACGTGCTTCAGAACGTTGAAAAGACATTGGACGTTCCCCATCTGATCCGGAAAGGAATCGAGAAAATCGAAGTGGAAGCATTCACGTTCCCCGCCTGA
- a CDS encoding 4'-phosphopantetheinyl transferase family protein — MPDGVLQWEGLPGSDDRPLRFHRVRLGGDDGPLFLDRIAHAEVHVWGFTLDLGEEEISLARSTLSDEERARADRFVSDLHRRWFIAAHAGLWKLLNRYRPCHADLKIERAATGKPYLRDTPSLRFSLTHSHERALVAVAWDRDVGVDLEKVRPEVDVLTLARRFLSKHDQDFIERGEPAGMHERFLMTWVAREAVAKVDGTGIKFPLHRDHLALAEAEDGTARWVMQSAGTAQGPETVGSVRFLSLDPGWVGAVSAEGTDWTVVYCCDTDDGVRRGT, encoded by the coding sequence GTGCCAGACGGCGTTTTGCAATGGGAAGGTCTTCCCGGTTCCGACGATCGCCCGCTTCGATTTCACCGCGTCAGGCTGGGCGGCGATGACGGGCCGCTTTTCTTGGATAGAATCGCTCACGCCGAAGTCCACGTTTGGGGATTCACCCTGGATCTCGGAGAGGAAGAGATTTCACTCGCAAGGTCCACGTTATCGGACGAAGAACGGGCACGGGCCGATCGGTTTGTGTCGGACCTCCATCGCCGGTGGTTTATCGCCGCCCATGCCGGTTTATGGAAACTTCTGAATCGATATCGCCCTTGTCATGCCGATCTCAAGATTGAAAGGGCGGCCACCGGCAAGCCGTATTTGCGGGACACTCCCTCGCTTCGCTTCAGCCTGACCCATTCCCATGAAAGAGCGCTCGTCGCCGTCGCCTGGGATCGCGACGTCGGGGTCGATCTCGAAAAGGTTCGACCGGAGGTGGACGTGTTGACCCTTGCTCGACGGTTTTTATCAAAGCATGATCAGGATTTTATCGAGAGGGGGGAACCGGCAGGCATGCACGAGCGATTTCTGATGACGTGGGTGGCTCGGGAAGCAGTGGCAAAGGTGGACGGCACCGGCATCAAGTTTCCGCTGCATCGCGATCATCTTGCTTTGGCGGAGGCGGAGGATGGAACGGCGCGATGGGTGATGCAAAGCGCTGGAACAGCGCAAGGGCCGGAGACCGTCGGATCCGTTCGGTTCCTAAGCCTTGACCCCGGTTGGGTCGGGGCCGTATCGGCTGAAGGGACCGATTGGACCGTGGTCTATTGTTGCGATACCGACGACGGCGTCAGGCGGGGAACGTGA
- a CDS encoding DUF2779 domain-containing protein has protein sequence MIHSEDGSSSTTLPRLSKSKYLAGLQCHKRLYLEVHHPERATPPDPATQAVLDMGTEIGIHARGLFPGGVLINEGHRQRDEALARTASVMADPSVTAVFEGAFHHDGVFVRADILERDAGPDGTPRSWRLIEVKSSSRVKDVHLDDLAIQSAVLEGAGLLLSAVCLMHIDTEYVYEGGSVDWRRLFTIEDVTAAVANRRIEVPERIAAMKALLLAPVPPAVEPGRQCHSPYECPFWNHCTQNKPDRWIYYLPGSKDVAERLVDRGVSIIDDIPADVPLSPAQRRVKENVEWISPGLRDALRSIRYPVHHVDFETVMLAVPRFPSTRPYQSIPVQWSNHIEEEPGCLTHREFLHVEPTEPRKRWAEALIESLGREGSICVYSSYEEAMMRQLVEAFPEFRSAFQPILKRLWDLHEVIKQHYYHPRFNGSYSIKSVLPAVVPSLGYGDLTIQSGGQAAAEYYRMVFVETDWIEQAAIRSALLQYCARDTLALVELRRTLQKKMEATNGS, from the coding sequence ATGATACATTCGGAAGACGGCTCCTCTTCGACGACCCTTCCTCGACTGTCGAAATCGAAGTATCTGGCCGGACTCCAGTGCCACAAACGGTTGTATCTGGAGGTGCATCATCCGGAGCGCGCCACTCCTCCCGATCCCGCGACACAAGCAGTCTTGGATATGGGAACCGAGATCGGGATTCACGCGCGGGGCCTTTTCCCCGGAGGAGTGTTGATCAACGAAGGCCATCGCCAACGAGACGAGGCCCTGGCCCGCACGGCGTCCGTGATGGCCGATCCATCCGTCACCGCCGTTTTTGAAGGCGCGTTTCACCATGACGGCGTGTTCGTGCGCGCGGACATTCTGGAACGAGACGCAGGTCCTGACGGGACTCCCCGTTCATGGCGGTTGATCGAAGTCAAATCGTCCTCCCGCGTAAAAGACGTCCATCTCGACGACCTGGCGATCCAAAGCGCGGTGTTGGAGGGCGCCGGTCTGCTCCTCTCGGCCGTCTGTCTTATGCACATCGACACCGAGTACGTGTATGAAGGAGGCTCCGTCGATTGGCGGCGGTTGTTCACGATAGAAGACGTGACGGCGGCCGTGGCGAATCGGCGGATCGAGGTGCCGGAGCGGATCGCCGCGATGAAAGCCCTGTTACTCGCCCCCGTCCCCCCCGCGGTCGAGCCGGGCCGCCAGTGCCACAGCCCCTATGAATGTCCCTTTTGGAACCATTGCACCCAAAACAAGCCCGACCGCTGGATCTATTATCTGCCGGGCTCCAAAGACGTCGCCGAACGTTTGGTCGATCGGGGGGTCTCGATCATCGACGACATTCCCGCGGACGTGCCTCTTTCGCCCGCTCAACGCCGAGTGAAGGAAAATGTCGAGTGGATTTCTCCTGGTCTGAGAGACGCCTTGCGATCGATCCGTTATCCGGTTCATCACGTGGATTTCGAAACGGTCATGTTGGCGGTGCCCCGTTTCCCCTCCACAAGGCCCTACCAATCGATTCCCGTGCAATGGTCGAACCATATTGAAGAAGAACCGGGCTGCCTGACCCATCGGGAATTTCTCCATGTCGAGCCGACCGAGCCGCGCAAACGGTGGGCGGAGGCGTTGATCGAGTCGCTGGGCCGGGAAGGGAGCATCTGCGTGTACTCTTCCTATGAAGAGGCCATGATGCGGCAACTGGTCGAGGCGTTTCCGGAGTTTCGTTCGGCGTTTCAGCCCATTTTGAAGCGTCTCTGGGACCTGCACGAGGTCATCAAACAGCACTATTACCATCCTCGGTTCAACGGGTCCTACTCCATCAAATCGGTCTTGCCGGCGGTGGTGCCTTCTTTGGGATACGGTGATTTGACCATTCAATCGGGTGGACAAGCCGCCGCCGAGTATTACCGCATGGTCTTTGTTGAGACCGATTGGATCGAACAAGCCGCCATTCGATCGGCATTGCTTCAATACTGTGCAAGAGACACGTTGGCATTAGTGGAGTTGCGGCGAACACTTCAGAAAAAGATGGAAGCGACAAACGGATCGTAG
- a CDS encoding MATE family efflux transporter produces the protein MAARQRIRRSVLSLALPVTVSTLLQRAEGIVAVFLVGGLGAGSIAAVGLGQLLLFIATTLLSGLSVGANVLVAQLWGARRLKDAGEAAVHLVCCSIIASVLLALIGMSVNQSAMAALGAQPDVIAQAVPYSNIIFLVVPFTILLQVLSSILQGTGDTKTPMYALIGVNLLHILLAYPLIYGKWGAPAWGLEGAAWAVGLAESSGAVYLLWRCRTLFEKSGAVRLDLIQSAWRIGAPVSGERVLQQAGVMFYTKIVILYGTVSYAAHQVGLSIESFSFLPGYGFAIAAATMVGQSIGAGKYVRAKLENWEANRLAAAGMAAMGAVFFLFPYVLMRAFTQDEAVVELGTQFLRIVAVLQIPLALTMVLAGSLRGAGDTRFILWATTVGMWGVRVPLAFIFGTWLKLGVVYVWMAMIADWSIRMALLLWRYQSERWRAIQLLR, from the coding sequence ATGGCCGCCAGGCAACGCATCAGACGATCCGTGCTCTCTCTCGCGCTCCCCGTAACGGTCAGCACGTTGTTGCAACGGGCGGAGGGAATCGTCGCCGTCTTCTTGGTCGGAGGGCTCGGCGCGGGGTCGATCGCCGCCGTCGGCTTGGGGCAACTCCTTCTCTTTATCGCCACCACCCTGTTGTCCGGTCTGTCGGTCGGCGCCAACGTGCTGGTGGCGCAACTTTGGGGGGCCAGGCGTCTCAAAGACGCCGGTGAAGCGGCCGTCCATCTCGTCTGCTGCTCGATCATCGCGTCCGTCTTGCTGGCCTTGATCGGAATGAGCGTCAATCAGTCGGCCATGGCCGCCTTGGGCGCGCAGCCCGACGTCATCGCCCAGGCCGTCCCCTATTCGAACATCATTTTTCTTGTCGTCCCCTTCACGATCCTGCTCCAGGTCCTCTCATCCATCCTCCAAGGGACGGGCGACACCAAAACGCCGATGTATGCCCTCATCGGCGTCAATCTGCTGCATATCCTCCTCGCCTATCCCTTGATTTACGGCAAATGGGGCGCGCCTGCCTGGGGCCTCGAAGGCGCGGCCTGGGCGGTCGGCCTGGCGGAATCGTCGGGAGCCGTCTATTTGCTCTGGCGCTGCCGAACGTTGTTCGAAAAATCCGGCGCCGTCCGGCTCGACCTGATCCAATCCGCTTGGCGGATCGGCGCCCCCGTGTCGGGCGAGCGCGTCCTGCAGCAAGCGGGGGTCATGTTTTACACGAAGATCGTCATCCTGTACGGCACCGTCTCGTATGCCGCTCATCAAGTCGGACTGTCCATCGAGTCATTCTCGTTTCTGCCCGGCTACGGCTTCGCCATTGCGGCCGCCACCATGGTGGGGCAAAGCATCGGAGCCGGCAAGTACGTCCGCGCCAAGCTGGAAAACTGGGAGGCCAATCGCCTGGCAGCCGCTGGGATGGCGGCGATGGGGGCCGTGTTTTTCTTGTTTCCCTACGTGCTGATGCGGGCGTTCACACAGGATGAAGCCGTGGTGGAGCTGGGCACGCAGTTTCTGCGAATCGTAGCCGTTTTGCAGATTCCTCTGGCCCTGACGATGGTCTTGGCCGGTTCTCTCCGCGGGGCGGGCGATACCCGTTTCATCCTGTGGGCCACGACCGTCGGCATGTGGGGAGTCCGGGTTCCCCTGGCCTTTATTTTCGGAACCTGGCTGAAACTCGGGGTCGTCTATGTCTGGATGGCGATGATTGCGGATTGGTCGATCCGAATGGCCTTGTTGTTGTGGCGCTATCAATCGGAACGGTGGCGGGCCATTCAGCTCTTGCGGTGA
- a CDS encoding 2-dehydropantoate 2-reductase, with translation MKQILVVGAGSVGGYFGAHLAKHHCHVSFLLRPKTLAAVVQRGLTVRSATGSFTVRPQASSDARDLPVPDLIILGVKAYNLDEVMDQIEPVMTDKTVILTLQNGIETENRVLDRFQRDCVVGGVAYIYSKIAEPGVIEHYKRGAVAIGELMGHESPRLLAIRDLFAAAGIPCHLAKDIRRTKWEKMCWNCVFNPITVLINDRVALALDHPEMMGVIRQVVGEVAAVSAALKVPLPPDMPERVVKATQEIRDIHTSMYDDWAAGRRTEIDALNGYIVKKGRELGIPTPVNEALTAMIKTLTEKERTGPGRVRIEGAVVQPVSFDHTAIAALPAEHHVDVSTVMPGATGRGIRLRGLLDVPALAVDADHVTVHSADGTYSACLTLRQAMEYGVLVYELEGAPLPASKGGPFRLITPGLGDLCANVKGVGRIEITKGPGRDTRQTTCPPEIQTGGRT, from the coding sequence ATGAAACAGATCCTCGTCGTCGGTGCAGGGTCCGTTGGTGGATACTTCGGCGCCCATCTGGCCAAACACCATTGCCATGTCTCTTTCTTGCTGCGGCCCAAGACGCTGGCGGCGGTCGTCCAACGGGGCCTGACCGTTCGGAGCGCAACCGGGTCTTTCACCGTTCGGCCTCAAGCCTCCTCGGATGCCAGGGACCTTCCTGTCCCGGACCTAATCATTCTGGGGGTCAAGGCCTACAACCTTGACGAGGTGATGGATCAGATCGAGCCGGTCATGACCGACAAGACGGTGATTCTGACGCTCCAGAACGGGATCGAAACGGAAAATCGCGTATTGGATCGGTTTCAACGGGATTGCGTCGTCGGAGGAGTGGCCTATATCTATTCCAAAATCGCCGAACCCGGCGTCATCGAGCATTATAAGAGAGGCGCCGTGGCGATCGGCGAATTAATGGGACACGAGAGTCCTCGCCTGCTGGCGATTCGCGACCTCTTTGCCGCCGCCGGCATCCCCTGCCACCTTGCAAAGGACATCCGACGAACGAAGTGGGAAAAGATGTGCTGGAACTGTGTCTTCAATCCCATCACGGTTCTGATCAACGACCGCGTCGCTTTGGCGTTGGACCATCCGGAGATGATGGGGGTCATCCGGCAAGTGGTCGGAGAGGTGGCGGCGGTCTCGGCGGCGTTGAAGGTTCCCTTGCCCCCGGACATGCCGGAACGGGTCGTGAAGGCGACACAGGAAATTCGCGATATCCACACTTCCATGTACGATGATTGGGCGGCAGGACGCCGGACCGAAATCGACGCCTTAAACGGTTATATCGTCAAAAAAGGGCGCGAACTCGGCATTCCCACGCCGGTGAATGAAGCTCTCACGGCGATGATCAAGACTCTGACGGAGAAAGAACGGACGGGCCCCGGACGAGTCCGCATCGAAGGCGCGGTGGTGCAACCGGTGTCGTTCGATCACACAGCCATTGCGGCCCTGCCGGCCGAGCATCACGTGGACGTTTCGACCGTTATGCCCGGCGCAACGGGGCGAGGCATTCGGCTGAGAGGCTTGCTTGACGTTCCGGCGCTGGCCGTTGACGCGGATCACGTCACCGTTCACTCGGCTGATGGAACCTATTCGGCCTGTCTTACGTTGCGGCAGGCCATGGAGTACGGCGTCCTTGTGTATGAACTGGAAGGAGCGCCGTTGCCCGCGTCGAAAGGCGGACCGTTTCGCCTGATCACTCCCGGTTTGGGCGATCTCTGCGCCAACGTGAAGGGCGTGGGGCGGATTGAAATCACCAAGGGACCGGGGCGCGACACGAGACAAACGACTTGTCCTCCGGAGATTCAGACCGGAGGCCGAACATGA
- a CDS encoding SIR2 family NAD-dependent protein deacylase, protein MTGGPSSDLKLLKRRLIEARAVVVLTGAGISADSGVPTFRGADGLWRTHRAEELATPEAFERDPRLVWEWYNWRRELIAAIRPNDAHYALVELEKRRERFWLITQNVDGLHREAGSRKLSEIHGNIWMVRCTQCGRVEEDRSVPIKILPSCAGCAGLLRPHIVWFGESLDPTDMARCHDVLRSCDALLIIGTSGVVYPAAGFAAIAKQAGAFVGEINPDETPQTDLADVSLRGRAKDVVPLLLSDG, encoded by the coding sequence ATGACCGGGGGACCGTCATCGGATCTCAAGCTCCTCAAGCGCCGACTCATCGAGGCGCGAGCGGTCGTCGTTTTGACTGGAGCCGGCATTTCCGCCGACAGCGGCGTCCCCACCTTTCGGGGAGCGGACGGTCTCTGGCGGACCCATCGAGCCGAGGAGCTGGCCACGCCCGAAGCGTTTGAACGGGACCCGCGCCTGGTCTGGGAATGGTACAACTGGCGGAGAGAACTCATCGCCGCCATACGTCCGAATGACGCTCACTACGCCCTGGTCGAGCTGGAAAAACGACGCGAGCGGTTTTGGTTGATTACGCAGAACGTGGACGGGTTGCATCGGGAGGCCGGCTCCCGCAAGCTCTCCGAGATTCACGGCAACATCTGGATGGTCCGCTGTACTCAATGCGGGCGCGTCGAGGAGGACCGATCGGTGCCGATCAAGATTCTCCCCTCCTGTGCCGGATGCGCCGGTCTTCTAAGGCCTCACATCGTCTGGTTCGGAGAATCGCTCGATCCAACGGACATGGCCCGTTGCCATGACGTCCTTCGGTCCTGCGACGCGTTGTTGATTATCGGAACGTCCGGCGTGGTCTATCCGGCGGCCGGTTTTGCCGCCATCGCCAAGCAAGCGGGAGCGTTCGTGGGGGAAATCAATCCCGACGAAACGCCGCAGACCGATCTTGCCGACGTCTCGTTGCGCGGGCGAGCGAAAGACGTGGTGCCGCTGCTTCTTAGCGACGGATGA
- a CDS encoding HAD-IA family hydrolase, producing the protein MTRDALSIRVVFFDAAGTLFRVRGSVAEIYLRYAVQFGFQQKADSLVSIKEAFGRAFREAPPPVFATTEPAHIKQSERLWWFDIVHNVFYRVGMFERFDDFFDRVFEVFEDPASWELFPETMSTLARLKERELELGIISNFDSRLFSVMRGLGIADLFDTVTISSLAQAAKPASKIFQLALNKHAVDPEEALHVGDSVRDDLEGARRSGLHALLLDREGTHGNQLGYAVRTLDEVDEVIERLGR; encoded by the coding sequence ATGACGCGAGACGCTCTTTCCATACGAGTCGTTTTCTTCGACGCCGCCGGCACGTTGTTTCGTGTGCGCGGGTCGGTCGCCGAGATCTATCTCCGGTACGCCGTCCAGTTCGGTTTTCAGCAGAAAGCCGATTCTCTTGTCTCGATCAAGGAGGCCTTCGGCCGGGCTTTTCGCGAGGCCCCGCCGCCGGTCTTTGCGACGACGGAACCGGCTCACATCAAGCAAAGCGAGCGGTTGTGGTGGTTCGACATCGTCCACAACGTGTTCTACCGCGTCGGCATGTTCGAACGGTTCGACGATTTTTTCGACCGTGTCTTTGAGGTCTTTGAAGATCCCGCCTCGTGGGAGCTCTTTCCGGAGACAATGTCGACGCTGGCGCGATTGAAGGAGCGGGAGCTGGAATTGGGAATCATTTCGAATTTTGACTCGCGCCTGTTTTCGGTCATGCGAGGCCTGGGGATCGCCGATTTGTTCGACACAGTGACGATTTCCAGCCTGGCGCAGGCGGCGAAACCGGCCTCCAAGATTTTTCAATTGGCGCTGAATAAACATGCCGTTGATCCGGAAGAGGCGTTGCACGTGGGCGACAGCGTGCGGGACGACTTGGAGGGAGCCCGTCGATCCGGGCTACACGCCCTTTTGTTGGATCGAGAGGGGACGCACGGGAATCAACTGGGTTATGCCGTGCGAACCTTGGATGAAGTGGATGAGGTGATAGAGCGGCTCGGCCGGTAA
- a CDS encoding response regulator, whose product MSASIFIVDSSPAVRRMVEQISTPEGFEVLGFQDGPAALEAARRTNPALIIADYHLDHMTFSGFCRELHKLEHLSETRLISLINSADHPDEGHLRSLGVTACLNKPVQADELLDAIKTTVERHHHARNGASLKRRAWPPTAASTDSDQPNDVGTPVLNVFSDRQGEQVVIQHEPSQPSASTAPSPAGPQDAIKGFFDQILQSTVKEIENRFAEILPRMVEEALARHVRPMVEREIETRLGEMLSADRMAPLIQPVISQGLPSLVGKEMAQNEPLIRQAASDTAGLLIKEKLDQWITDHAEAGLREHTSDLLRVRIEAMDQTIKDEVQLTVTQRVTSQVDHIVRSIAQEAIDRSVQQVVPELAERHIKAELKRLTDPD is encoded by the coding sequence ATGTCGGCTTCCATTTTCATCGTTGACAGCAGCCCCGCCGTGCGTCGGATGGTCGAGCAAATCTCGACGCCGGAGGGGTTTGAAGTCCTTGGATTTCAAGACGGTCCGGCCGCGTTGGAGGCCGCCAGACGCACCAACCCCGCGCTCATTATCGCAGACTATCATCTCGATCACATGACGTTCTCGGGATTTTGTCGAGAGCTCCATAAGCTGGAGCACTTGTCGGAAACCAGACTGATTTCGCTGATCAATTCAGCCGACCATCCCGATGAAGGGCATCTTCGCTCCTTGGGCGTGACCGCTTGCCTGAACAAACCGGTTCAAGCCGATGAACTCCTCGACGCCATCAAAACAACGGTCGAGCGGCATCACCATGCGCGGAACGGTGCGAGTCTCAAGCGGCGAGCGTGGCCGCCGACGGCCGCTTCGACCGATTCCGACCAGCCGAACGATGTGGGAACGCCCGTTTTGAACGTTTTTTCTGATCGGCAAGGAGAACAAGTCGTGATTCAGCATGAACCGTCGCAACCTTCCGCTTCAACCGCGCCATCTCCCGCCGGTCCCCAAGACGCGATAAAAGGCTTTTTCGACCAAATCCTGCAATCCACCGTCAAGGAAATCGAAAATCGCTTCGCCGAAATCCTGCCCCGCATGGTTGAAGAAGCGCTCGCTCGCCATGTGCGGCCCATGGTCGAACGCGAAATAGAAACAAGGCTCGGCGAGATGCTGTCGGCCGATCGGATGGCCCCGCTCATCCAACCGGTGATCTCACAAGGACTCCCTTCTCTGGTGGGAAAAGAAATGGCGCAGAACGAACCGCTCATCCGACAAGCCGCTTCCGACACGGCCGGTCTTTTGATCAAGGAGAAGCTCGACCAATGGATCACCGACCACGCCGAAGCCGGTCTGCGCGAACACACGTCCGATCTGCTTCGCGTGCGCATTGAGGCGATGGATCAGACGATCAAAGACGAAGTGCAATTGACGGTAACCCAGAGGGTGACGTCGCAGGTCGATCACATCGTGCGGTCGATCGCTCAAGAAGCGATCGACCGGTCGGTCCAACAGGTGGTTCCTGAACTCGCCGAACGACACATCAAGGCCGAACTCAAGCGGCTGACCGATCCCGACTGA